A stretch of the Planktothricoides raciborskii GIHE-MW2 genome encodes the following:
- a CDS encoding ABC transporter permease → MNWWKKLKKNPLAQLGAVLLLVFYLAAIAADFVAPYDPYFQQANGSLLPPTKIYWKTESGNWIGPHVYPTTQGAIDLETGDRELIENKDQPSPIRLFVKGSTYNIFGLIPANLHLFGTTGEGTINLLGTDDQARDQFSRLIHGAKISLFIGLVGIAISFPLGMIVGGISGYFGGIADTIIMRLLEVMMTIPSIYLLVALAAVLPPGISSTQRFLLIVVITSFISWAGLARVIRGQVLSIKQQDYVQAALTMGAQPFYIIIRHVLPQTATYVIISATLAVPGFIIAESVLSLIGLGIQQPDPSWGNMLSLATNASILVLQPWLVWPPALLIILTVLSFNLLGDGLRDALDPRSWQR, encoded by the coding sequence ATGAATTGGTGGAAAAAACTGAAAAAAAATCCTTTAGCTCAATTAGGTGCGGTGTTATTGCTGGTTTTTTACCTAGCCGCGATCGCTGCTGATTTTGTGGCTCCTTACGATCCCTATTTTCAACAGGCGAATGGGTCATTGTTACCGCCAACCAAAATATATTGGAAAACTGAATCCGGGAATTGGATCGGTCCTCATGTTTATCCCACCACTCAGGGGGCAATTGACTTGGAAACAGGCGATCGCGAACTAATTGAAAACAAAGACCAACCCTCACCGATTCGTTTGTTTGTCAAAGGATCAACCTATAACATATTCGGATTGATTCCCGCTAATTTACATTTATTTGGCACCACAGGAGAAGGCACAATTAACCTCTTGGGAACCGACGATCAAGCCCGCGACCAATTCAGTCGCTTAATTCATGGGGCGAAAATTAGCTTATTTATTGGTCTAGTCGGCATTGCGATTTCTTTTCCCCTGGGCATGATTGTTGGCGGTATTTCTGGCTATTTTGGGGGCATCGCCGATACGATCATCATGCGCTTATTAGAAGTAATGATGACCATTCCTAGCATTTATTTGCTCGTAGCATTAGCTGCTGTCTTACCCCCAGGCATCAGTAGCACCCAGCGATTCTTATTAATTGTGGTGATTACTTCTTTTATTAGTTGGGCTGGACTAGCGCGGGTGATTCGTGGACAAGTTCTTTCTATTAAACAACAAGATTATGTTCAAGCTGCCCTGACAATGGGGGCGCAACCGTTCTACATTATTATTCGTCACGTCCTGCCCCAAACGGCGACTTATGTGATTATTTCTGCTACCCTGGCCGTCCCCGGATTTATTATCGCCGAATCAGTATTGAGTTTGATTGGGTTGGGCATCCAGCAACCGGATCCGTCCTGGGGCAATATGTTGTCTTTAGCCACTAATGCTTCGATTTTGGTGCTGCAACCTTGGTTAGTCTGGCCTCCAGCCTTGCTGATTATTCTCACGGTACTTTCATTTAATTTGCTCGGAGATGGACTACGGGATGCATTGGATCCTCGCAGTTGGCAACGTTAG
- a CDS encoding glycoside hydrolase family protein — protein MTSSSKLAQPKLFNRIVAATAAISLVLLLQHCQSRKSANLELSERGYQAPLVMRGGDPYIRALMRTISASESNVSRPYWVIYGGKYVKKLDRHPDICERISVGPNYGNCSTAAGRYQFITTTWEEMAERYHPNQHKFLFWESYSFEPEYQDRVIYGWLSDPEAWGVDIPQLLRDGKIDEVLWLLSGTWTSLGYGIETNSMSRYLPDIYQEILQEELQ, from the coding sequence GTGACTTCATCATCAAAATTAGCCCAACCAAAATTATTCAACCGGATTGTTGCTGCCACTGCCGCCATTAGTTTGGTATTACTTCTGCAACATTGCCAAAGCAGAAAATCAGCCAACTTAGAGTTATCCGAAAGGGGTTATCAAGCCCCTTTAGTTATGCGCGGTGGCGACCCCTATATTCGCGCTTTAATGCGGACAATTTCCGCTAGTGAATCTAATGTATCTCGACCCTATTGGGTGATTTATGGGGGAAAATATGTCAAAAAACTCGATCGCCATCCCGATATTTGCGAACGAATTTCCGTTGGCCCAAATTATGGCAATTGCTCAACTGCTGCGGGACGTTATCAATTTATTACTACTACTTGGGAAGAAATGGCCGAACGCTATCACCCGAATCAGCACAAATTTTTGTTTTGGGAATCCTATAGTTTTGAACCGGAATATCAAGATAGGGTGATTTATGGTTGGTTAAGTGACCCAGAGGCTTGGGGAGTCGATATTCCTCAACTCTTGCGGGACGGGAAAATCGATGAAGTTTTATGGTTGCTTTCCGGGACTTGGACGAGTTTAGGTTATGGCATTGAAACTAATTCTATGAGTCGATATTTGCCCGATATTTATCAAGAAATTTTGCAAGAAGAACTGCAATAA
- a CDS encoding SDR family oxidoreductase, with product MKAFVAGATGETGRRIVKELLNQQIPVRALVRNRELGQAVLPPEAELVVGDVLKPETIREAIADCTVLLCATGARPSLDPFGPYQVDYEGTKNLVDVAKSQGIEHFVFVSSLCVSQLFHPLNLFWLILVWKKRAEEYLQKSGLKYTIVRPGGLRNDESSDLLIMSNADTLFEGSLPRTKVAQVCVAALSEPTSHNKVVEIIAKPDAPAKTFRELFANVR from the coding sequence ATGAAAGCATTTGTAGCCGGAGCAACCGGGGAAACCGGACGCAGAATTGTCAAAGAACTCTTAAACCAACAGATTCCCGTCCGAGCTTTAGTGCGTAACCGGGAACTGGGTCAAGCAGTTCTGCCCCCAGAGGCGGAATTGGTCGTCGGAGATGTCCTGAAGCCAGAAACCATTCGTGAGGCGATCGCAGATTGCACCGTCTTACTTTGTGCCACCGGCGCCCGACCCAGTTTGGATCCTTTCGGTCCCTATCAAGTGGACTACGAAGGCACCAAAAACCTAGTCGATGTGGCCAAAAGCCAAGGAATCGAGCATTTTGTTTTCGTCTCATCGCTTTGTGTCTCTCAGCTATTCCATCCACTCAACCTGTTTTGGTTGATTTTGGTCTGGAAGAAAAGGGCAGAAGAATATCTGCAAAAAAGCGGGCTGAAATATACTATAGTCCGTCCGGGGGGTCTAAGAAACGATGAAAGTAGCGATCTCCTGATTATGTCCAATGCGGACACCCTGTTTGAAGGCAGTCTTCCCCGCACCAAGGTCGCCCAAGTTTGCGTCGCTGCCCTCTCCGAACCCACATCACACAATAAAGTTGTGGAAATTATCGCCAAACCTGACGCACCGGCTAAAACTTTTAGGGAATTATTTGCCAATGTTCGTTAA